A window of Christiangramia forsetii KT0803 contains these coding sequences:
- a CDS encoding LytR/AlgR family response regulator transcription factor: protein MNCVVVDDEELPGKILEQLIGQNPSLNLLKIFKDPIEALKYINSDEKDIDIIFLDILMPKFTGFDLIKAIKSPSHIILISSDKNYALKAFEFPKVTDYLLKPIQKERFLKAISKVIARSNNPGNIKEASTSIKEDELYINTDKRLIKINIPDINFIEAKGNFIYIKTLSDNYLVYSSLKKIESKLPSSSFLRVHRSYIINFRKIIDIQDNSILINNELIPVSRRYKPQLLDHLNLL from the coding sequence ATGAATTGTGTCGTTGTTGATGATGAGGAACTTCCAGGGAAAATTTTGGAACAATTAATTGGGCAAAATCCCTCTTTAAATTTGTTGAAGATTTTTAAGGACCCTATCGAGGCTTTAAAATACATCAATTCTGATGAAAAAGATATAGATATAATATTTTTGGATATTCTTATGCCAAAATTCACCGGTTTTGATCTTATCAAAGCTATAAAGTCTCCCTCACATATTATATTAATTTCTTCTGATAAAAATTATGCTTTAAAGGCTTTTGAATTTCCAAAAGTTACAGATTATTTACTTAAACCTATTCAAAAAGAAAGGTTTCTTAAAGCGATATCAAAAGTAATTGCACGTTCTAATAACCCCGGTAATATAAAAGAGGCTTCTACTTCCATTAAAGAAGATGAACTGTATATAAATACCGATAAACGTTTAATTAAAATAAATATTCCGGATATTAATTTTATTGAAGCCAAAGGGAATTTTATATATATCAAGACCTTATCAGATAATTATCTGGTTTATTCTTCCTTAAAAAAAATAGAAAGTAAACTACCCTCTTCTTCGTTCTTAAGAGTACATAGGTCCTATATTATTAATTTTCGTAAAATAATTGATATTCAGGATAATAGCATTTTGATCAATAACGAATTGATTCCGGTTAGTAGAAGGTATAAACCCCAACTATTAGATCATTTAAATCTTCTTTAA
- a CDS encoding response regulator transcription factor, with translation MERILIIEDNPMIVKSLQFKLNRDGYEVVTAEDGREAMKILTEQSFDLILTDLMLPFITGNQLIKYVKENLPGIPIIVLSTSKQENIIMDAFNLGVDDFITKPFNPNELSLRVKRFLKKNTYSS, from the coding sequence ATGGAAAGAATTCTAATAATTGAAGACAACCCCATGATTGTGAAGTCCCTGCAATTTAAATTAAACAGGGATGGGTATGAGGTGGTTACTGCAGAAGACGGAAGAGAAGCTATGAAAATTCTAACTGAACAGTCTTTTGATCTGATATTGACAGATCTTATGTTGCCTTTTATAACCGGCAACCAGCTAATAAAATATGTTAAGGAGAATTTACCCGGTATTCCTATTATTGTACTTTCCACTTCAAAACAGGAAAATATAATCATGGACGCATTTAATCTGGGGGTAGATGATTTTATTACCAAGCCTTTTAATCCTAATGAATTATCACTTAGGGTTAAGAGATTCCTTAAGAAAAACACCTATTCTAGCTAA
- a CDS encoding YaiO family outer membrane beta-barrel protein — MRLKITFPLLLIFLTLFSSVSVNAQEEEFTTDELFVKARTAAFDEDNYPKAIELTLQALDKSSSYADVRIFLGRLYTWTDKVDSARVAFERVLEENPGHQDGSLAYANLEYWNDNSEKALKIVNNGIEKNPKAEDLLLLKAKILKDLEQYSEATNTLNKLLRINPKLPEARSLGESIRNVSARNQIGVDYEFVNFENRFDDPWHLASVDYSRSTKIGSIIGRLNYANRFASNGTQIVVDAYPSISDTFYAYLSGGISSSGSIFPEYRVGASLYANLPASFEGEVGFRMLSFDEQTWIYTASVGKYISNFWLNARTYLTPGDDNVSHSYSLNVRYYIAGADDYLSFGVGTGISPDDNTNNILIQDPYKLKSSNISVGYRMSVNSTNVFFINAELEDQEYAPETRGNQFSIGIGYFKKF, encoded by the coding sequence ATGAGATTAAAAATTACATTCCCCCTACTTCTAATTTTTCTTACGCTATTTTCATCTGTCTCAGTGAATGCCCAGGAAGAAGAATTCACAACCGATGAACTATTTGTGAAAGCACGAACTGCAGCATTTGATGAAGATAACTATCCAAAAGCTATAGAACTTACACTACAAGCTTTAGATAAAAGTTCTTCTTATGCCGATGTAAGGATATTTCTGGGTAGACTATATACCTGGACAGATAAAGTAGATAGCGCCCGAGTCGCTTTTGAAAGGGTTTTGGAAGAGAATCCCGGCCATCAGGATGGTTCATTAGCCTATGCCAATCTTGAATACTGGAACGATAATTCAGAAAAAGCTCTGAAGATCGTTAATAACGGAATAGAAAAAAATCCTAAAGCCGAAGACCTTCTTTTATTAAAAGCTAAAATATTGAAAGACCTGGAACAATATTCTGAGGCGACCAATACTCTCAATAAATTATTAAGAATAAATCCAAAATTACCTGAAGCAAGATCACTTGGTGAATCTATTCGTAATGTTTCTGCTAGAAATCAAATTGGAGTGGATTACGAATTTGTTAATTTTGAAAATCGCTTTGATGATCCTTGGCACCTTGCCAGTGTTGATTATTCCAGAAGTACAAAAATAGGTTCCATTATAGGTAGACTCAATTATGCTAACAGATTCGCATCAAATGGTACACAAATCGTAGTTGATGCCTATCCCAGTATTTCAGATACTTTTTATGCCTACCTGAGTGGGGGAATATCAAGTAGCGGCAGTATTTTTCCTGAGTATCGTGTAGGTGCATCATTATACGCCAACCTTCCGGCATCTTTTGAAGGCGAAGTAGGTTTTAGAATGCTTAGTTTTGATGAGCAGACCTGGATCTATACAGCTTCAGTTGGAAAATATATCAGTAATTTCTGGTTAAACGCCAGAACGTATCTAACGCCAGGTGATGATAATGTTTCTCATTCCTATTCTTTAAATGTGCGGTATTATATTGCCGGAGCCGATGATTATTTGAGTTTTGGAGTAGGTACAGGTATTTCTCCTGACGATAATACGAACAACATTTTGATTCAGGATCCCTATAAATTAAAATCCAGTAATATTTCAGTAGGTTATCGTATGTCTGTAAATAGCACGAATGTATTTTTTATTAATGCTGAACTCGAAGATCAGGAGTATGCTCCTGAAACTCGGGGTAATCAGTTTTCTATTGGCATAGGCTATTTCAAAAAATTCTAA
- a CDS encoding HEAT repeat domain-containing protein, which produces METLFRNITENGNWVLKINTLFAIFFLLVTLGFVFAILYLRISKIIKDRNVEKQKEVLSNFITLYLFDDKLPSEKEILEFRKENIKTSLDEKVAIKVLLVFEENFKGETNEKIKELFFKWDLSKIVETDLKSGKWYRVARAIYVASELNLKRFQTVIEEFIDSERDELRQQAILYFIHLSHEEPLAFFSKIKKPLTLWEQIYIEECLKSNYTGTVPDFSKWLNSELISIKVFSIKMIGDYNQYKNVPQLIPFLKSSHEDLKKGAIQSLGNLGYPELLPHLHASFHEETPAVKTFILNVVRKIGSIDDFLGFEKLISEKDWVSRQVYFKLWNNWRKELEISTV; this is translated from the coding sequence TTGGAAACACTCTTTAGAAATATTACTGAAAATGGAAATTGGGTTCTCAAAATCAACACCCTGTTTGCGATCTTCTTTTTATTGGTCACCCTGGGATTCGTTTTCGCAATCCTTTATCTTCGAATCTCTAAGATCATCAAAGATCGAAACGTTGAAAAGCAAAAAGAAGTACTCTCAAATTTTATTACGCTGTATCTTTTTGATGATAAACTTCCTTCAGAAAAAGAAATCCTTGAATTTAGAAAAGAAAATATTAAAACTTCGCTAGACGAGAAGGTTGCCATTAAAGTACTATTAGTATTTGAAGAAAATTTTAAAGGAGAAACAAATGAAAAGATCAAGGAACTCTTCTTTAAATGGGATTTGAGCAAAATTGTAGAGACCGATCTTAAAAGTGGTAAATGGTACAGGGTTGCGAGAGCCATTTATGTAGCTTCAGAACTAAATCTCAAAAGATTCCAGACAGTTATTGAAGAATTTATTGATTCAGAAAGAGACGAGTTAAGACAGCAAGCCATCTTATACTTTATCCATTTATCTCATGAAGAGCCTCTCGCCTTCTTTAGCAAAATCAAAAAACCATTAACTCTTTGGGAGCAAATATATATTGAGGAATGTTTAAAGAGTAATTATACAGGGACAGTCCCAGATTTTTCAAAATGGTTGAACAGCGAGTTAATAAGTATCAAAGTTTTTTCAATAAAAATGATTGGAGATTATAACCAATACAAAAATGTGCCTCAACTTATACCTTTTCTTAAGAGTTCTCATGAAGATTTGAAAAAAGGAGCAATACAGAGTTTAGGAAATTTAGGCTACCCCGAATTACTACCGCATCTGCATGCATCATTCCATGAAGAAACACCTGCCGTTAAAACCTTTATTTTAAATGTTGTAAGAAAAATAGGTTCCATCGATGACTTTTTAGGTTTTGAAAAATTGATTTCGGAAAAAGACTGGGTAAGCAGGCAGGTATATTTTAAACTCTGGAATAATTGGAGAAAAGAATTAGAGATTTCTACAGTATAA
- a CDS encoding response regulator → MRKVLVIQEDIVILKILERLVRLNGFDCKAIRSLDSLTIEDQQINFEFIITDILFEGIAPLQFVAQIQEIIPHKNLLIVTNMGQDKIKQEIFALQDVTGFYAVPIDLDEIEAIIQAY, encoded by the coding sequence ATGAGGAAGGTCCTGGTAATTCAAGAGGATATCGTTATTCTAAAAATTCTTGAAAGGTTAGTGCGTCTAAATGGTTTTGATTGTAAAGCGATTAGATCACTTGATTCACTTACGATTGAGGATCAACAAATCAATTTCGAGTTTATAATTACAGATATTTTGTTTGAAGGAATAGCCCCATTGCAGTTTGTAGCACAAATACAGGAAATTATCCCTCATAAAAATCTGCTTATTGTAACCAATATGGGACAGGATAAAATAAAACAGGAGATATTTGCCCTTCAGGATGTAACAGGATTTTATGCTGTGCCTATAGATCTGGACGAAATTGAAGCCATAATACAAGCCTATTAA
- a CDS encoding Hpt domain-containing protein codes for MSNLKKTAKISILLVGDSQDESLNFIDIVRKKYSDADIKVIENSFEALQYLQENKVHTLLIEENAQPMNAAQISDYLRQELKSDIPIFISSTEDSVEQNYISKPYTEESIQPILNFTPKEQVYEQPLYSLDYLKEISGGNSEFINDSIEIFKSSVKQQLAELEIASKENNDQKASEIAHNIKPSFEMLDNKEGTEICNKLTYDLKNHKLSLLVKELKLIFDKILQQLQQDFTPKNI; via the coding sequence ATGAGTAACCTTAAGAAAACAGCTAAAATTTCTATCCTTCTCGTTGGAGATTCACAAGATGAAAGTCTTAATTTTATCGACATCGTGAGAAAGAAGTATTCCGATGCTGATATAAAAGTTATTGAAAACAGCTTTGAAGCTTTACAGTACTTGCAAGAGAATAAGGTACATACTTTATTGATTGAGGAAAATGCGCAACCAATGAATGCTGCGCAAATATCAGATTATCTTAGGCAGGAACTTAAATCAGATATTCCTATTTTTATTTCATCTACAGAGGATTCAGTAGAGCAAAACTATATTTCTAAACCTTATACAGAAGAATCTATTCAACCTATCTTAAACTTTACTCCTAAAGAACAGGTTTATGAGCAGCCTCTATATTCTTTAGATTACTTAAAAGAAATCTCCGGAGGGAATTCAGAATTTATAAATGATTCAATAGAAATTTTTAAATCTTCTGTAAAGCAACAACTAGCAGAGCTGGAAATTGCAAGCAAAGAGAATAACGATCAAAAAGCTTCAGAAATAGCCCACAACATAAAACCTTCTTTCGAAATGCTCGATAATAAAGAAGGGACTGAAATATGCAATAAGCTCACCTATGATTTAAAGAACCATAAACTTTCTCTGTTAGTTAAGGAACTTAAATTGATTTTTGATAAAATATTGCAACAATTACAACAAGATTTTACCCCAAAGAATATATAA
- a CDS encoding alpha/beta fold hydrolase, with product MSIDQFNISSLVFLFLSFFLIENSSAQQKEIFEYSDGKIAYQTFGKGFPVLIINGGPGMNSNGFASLAKMLSENNTTIIYDQRGTGKSKLKELNASNMTIDLMVEDIEVLRQELGFEQWIVLGQSFGGMLAYAYAAKYPERVNAMIQSHSGGMSLRNVGSFSIMNRLTEAENDSLVHYSAMMHTSPGNPRLAKKRAYFMAKAYLAGTEHENTVAERLLEVNRDLNSMIWGNMRSNNFDKTPEMREFQNKVLIIHGLQDVVPIEIAEFAHEVLSNSELLKIEDCGHYGWLDRPDVYLKKVKEFLKANSININP from the coding sequence ATGTCCATCGATCAATTTAATATTTCGTCTTTAGTATTCCTGTTTTTGAGCTTTTTTTTGATAGAAAATAGTTCAGCACAACAAAAGGAAATCTTTGAATATTCAGACGGAAAAATTGCTTATCAAACTTTTGGGAAAGGCTTTCCGGTACTTATCATCAATGGAGGACCTGGAATGAATAGCAACGGCTTTGCTTCTTTGGCGAAAATGCTTTCTGAAAATAATACCACGATCATCTATGACCAAAGGGGAACAGGAAAGTCTAAATTGAAAGAATTAAATGCTTCCAATATGACCATTGATCTTATGGTGGAAGATATTGAAGTATTAAGGCAAGAACTAGGGTTTGAACAATGGATTGTTTTGGGGCAATCTTTTGGGGGGATGTTGGCCTATGCTTACGCAGCAAAATACCCCGAGAGAGTGAACGCTATGATCCAGTCGCATAGTGGGGGAATGAGTTTGAGAAATGTGGGCAGCTTTAGTATTATGAACAGACTTACCGAGGCTGAAAATGACAGTTTGGTACATTATTCAGCGATGATGCATACTAGCCCGGGAAACCCTCGATTAGCAAAAAAAAGAGCTTACTTTATGGCTAAGGCTTATTTAGCCGGAACTGAGCATGAAAATACTGTTGCTGAAAGATTACTGGAGGTAAACCGGGATTTAAATAGCATGATCTGGGGCAATATGCGATCAAATAACTTTGATAAAACTCCTGAAATGAGAGAATTTCAAAATAAAGTATTGATCATTCATGGATTACAGGATGTAGTCCCTATTGAAATTGCTGAATTTGCCCACGAGGTTTTGTCAAATTCTGAATTGCTGAAAATTGAAGATTGTGGTCACTATGGTTGGTTAGATAGACCGGATGTCTATCTCAAAAAAGTTAAAGAATTTTTAAAAGCAAATTCGATAAATATCAATCCTTAA
- a CDS encoding glycosyltransferase family 2 protein: protein MNIYQISEIASWLFLFYGIIICSGYTIAAIFSFLEIRDYKRKNNFQAEFALLQSSSLPSISILAPAFNEEANVVENVRSLLTLNYPSYEIVIINDGSKDGTLEALLTTFDMQKQEFLYHPFIPSKEVKGVYKSKNEAYKNLTVIDKENGGKADALNTGINVCDNEIICCIDVDCILENDALLKLVKPFLNNTKKVIASGGIIRVANSCVIEDGRILDIKLPDTFLARAQIIEYFRAFLMGRMAWSRLDGLLLISGAFGMFDKDTVIKVGGYNPDTVGEDMELLVRMRKKMRENNIPYTVGFVPNPLCWTEVPQNWKVLHRQRNRWTRGTAETLWLHKKMLFNPKYGVLGILSTPYWFFFEWLAPLIEFLGFLYLTFLIIFSGLNWWVYLIFFMVVYSFAILFSITSLFFEEFSFQQYKKPKYIIRLLGTILLEPLIYHPFIMWASVKGNWDLLNGKKSWGAMSRTGLSSKDKT, encoded by the coding sequence TTGAATATTTACCAGATTTCAGAAATTGCCAGCTGGCTATTTTTATTTTACGGAATTATTATTTGTTCGGGTTATACCATCGCCGCTATATTCTCTTTTCTGGAAATAAGGGATTATAAAAGAAAAAATAATTTCCAGGCTGAATTTGCACTACTGCAATCTTCCAGTCTTCCCAGTATCTCTATTCTTGCACCTGCGTTTAATGAAGAAGCAAATGTTGTAGAAAACGTGCGCTCTCTTCTAACACTCAATTATCCGTCCTATGAAATTGTAATTATCAATGACGGCAGCAAGGATGGTACTCTGGAGGCATTGCTGACTACTTTTGATATGCAGAAACAAGAATTTCTGTATCATCCTTTTATACCCTCTAAAGAAGTAAAAGGTGTATATAAGTCTAAAAACGAAGCCTATAAAAATTTAACTGTTATTGATAAGGAGAATGGAGGAAAAGCCGATGCATTGAATACAGGAATAAATGTTTGCGATAATGAAATTATTTGTTGCATTGATGTAGACTGTATTTTAGAAAACGATGCCTTATTAAAACTCGTAAAACCTTTTTTAAATAATACCAAGAAAGTAATCGCATCTGGCGGTATAATTAGGGTTGCCAATTCATGTGTAATTGAGGATGGCAGAATTCTGGATATAAAACTGCCTGATACATTTTTAGCACGGGCACAAATCATAGAATACTTTAGAGCTTTTCTAATGGGGAGAATGGCCTGGTCCAGGCTTGATGGACTTCTACTTATTTCGGGTGCATTTGGGATGTTTGATAAAGATACAGTGATTAAAGTTGGTGGATACAATCCAGATACGGTAGGAGAGGATATGGAGTTGCTGGTAAGAATGCGAAAAAAGATGCGGGAGAACAATATCCCTTACACCGTAGGTTTTGTTCCAAATCCACTTTGCTGGACAGAAGTTCCTCAAAACTGGAAGGTTTTGCACCGTCAACGCAACAGATGGACACGTGGTACAGCAGAAACTTTATGGCTGCACAAAAAGATGCTCTTTAATCCAAAATATGGAGTTTTAGGTATACTGAGTACTCCCTATTGGTTCTTTTTTGAATGGCTTGCTCCTTTAATTGAATTCTTAGGTTTCCTGTATTTAACCTTTCTTATAATATTTAGCGGGCTAAATTGGTGGGTATACCTTATATTCTTTATGGTAGTATACTCTTTTGCTATCTTATTTTCCATAACATCCTTGTTTTTTGAAGAGTTTTCTTTTCAGCAATACAAGAAACCTAAATATATTATACGCCTGTTGGGAACCATTTTGCTGGAACCTTTGATTTACCATCCTTTTATCATGTGGGCTTCTGTGAAAGGAAACTGGGATCTTCTAAATGGAAAAAAAAGTTGGGGAGCTATGAGTAGAACTGGTTTGAGCAGTAAAGATAAAACTTAA
- a CDS encoding STAS domain-containing protein translates to MEIEKDNVIKLMGRLDSTNVSEIEEQLEEILDEKESLVIDLNELETLDISGIFMLFSFKHRAHKEYKTIEYLLNSSKVITGNIFGINMPSIV, encoded by the coding sequence ATGGAAATTGAAAAAGATAATGTGATTAAATTAATGGGTAGGTTGGACTCTACAAATGTTTCAGAAATTGAAGAACAACTGGAGGAAATCCTGGATGAGAAGGAAAGTTTGGTGATTGATCTCAACGAATTGGAAACGTTGGATATTTCAGGAATTTTTATGCTTTTTTCTTTTAAGCATAGAGCTCACAAGGAATATAAGACAATAGAATATTTATTAAACTCCTCAAAAGTTATTACAGGGAATATATTTGGCATTAATATGCCTTCTATTGTTTAA
- a CDS encoding glycosyltransferase family 2 protein produces the protein MWDSAEGFFGSYYIYWISVFLFIGYGASLLTLYLTGILLARRSIKRTKQRSIFLRAEDIVSATDIPSVTVIAPAYNEGLTIIENVKSLLSIQYPYYELLLVNDGSKDDSLQKLIDEFDLEQQDATFITQPIPTASVKHIYRSRKTKYTHLTVIDKNNGGKADAINAGVNFANTELVIFTDVDCIIEQDAILKMVRPYLEEDDKEIIGCGGGIGIANDSVIKNGILTELRLPSRLIPMTQVVEYIRAFLLGRMAWSEINGLMLISGAFGMYPRKRVIEVGGFNPKTVGEDLELCIRLRKHMEDKKIPYKVVYLPETLCWTEGPSDYKILVMQRDRWARGLWETMSLHKDLLFNRKYGNMGLLFYPYWLLFEFGAPIVEFMGVVCIIAFTILGWINWPFAILLFFAAYLVGCVFSTIAIFMYVKSFDHYTKPKQIVELLLAAYLEPFLYHPILLFGQMKGYYKKLFDITSGWGNMTRKGFKISKS, from the coding sequence ATGTGGGATAGTGCTGAAGGCTTTTTTGGTAGTTATTATATCTACTGGATAAGTGTATTCTTATTTATTGGATACGGTGCGAGCTTATTAACATTATATCTAACAGGGATTCTCCTGGCCAGAAGATCAATAAAAAGAACTAAACAGCGATCAATTTTTTTACGTGCAGAAGATATTGTGAGCGCTACAGATATACCTTCAGTAACCGTAATTGCGCCTGCATATAATGAGGGGCTTACCATTATCGAGAACGTTAAATCACTGCTTTCTATTCAATATCCATATTATGAGTTACTTCTGGTGAACGATGGTAGTAAAGATGATTCTCTCCAGAAACTTATTGATGAATTTGATCTTGAGCAGCAGGATGCGACTTTTATTACCCAGCCAATTCCAACAGCTTCTGTAAAGCATATTTATAGAAGCCGAAAGACAAAATATACCCACCTTACCGTAATTGATAAGAATAATGGGGGGAAGGCTGATGCGATTAATGCAGGTGTGAATTTTGCCAATACCGAATTAGTGATCTTTACAGATGTAGATTGTATTATAGAACAGGACGCCATTCTTAAAATGGTGAGACCTTACCTTGAGGAAGATGATAAAGAGATTATTGGTTGCGGGGGAGGTATTGGAATTGCCAACGATTCAGTAATAAAAAATGGTATTTTAACTGAATTAAGACTGCCTTCGAGGTTAATTCCCATGACCCAGGTCGTGGAGTATATTCGGGCATTTTTACTGGGAAGAATGGCATGGAGTGAGATCAACGGACTTATGCTTATTTCAGGAGCTTTTGGGATGTACCCTAGAAAGAGAGTTATTGAAGTTGGAGGTTTCAATCCAAAAACTGTTGGTGAAGACCTGGAGCTTTGTATAAGGCTGAGGAAGCACATGGAAGATAAAAAGATCCCCTATAAAGTTGTTTATCTACCTGAAACCCTTTGCTGGACAGAAGGGCCTTCAGATTATAAAATTTTAGTAATGCAACGGGATCGCTGGGCGCGTGGTTTATGGGAAACCATGAGCCTGCATAAAGATCTATTATTCAATAGAAAATATGGGAATATGGGGCTTTTATTCTATCCTTATTGGCTTTTATTTGAATTTGGAGCTCCAATTGTAGAATTCATGGGGGTAGTATGCATTATTGCTTTTACAATTTTAGGATGGATTAATTGGCCCTTCGCAATATTGTTGTTTTTCGCGGCCTATCTTGTGGGGTGTGTTTTTTCTACCATAGCGATCTTTATGTACGTTAAAAGTTTTGATCATTATACCAAACCAAAGCAAATTGTAGAATTGCTCCTGGCCGCCTATCTGGAACCTTTTTTATATCATCCAATATTGCTCTTTGGCCAGATGAAAGGTTATTATAAAAAGTTGTTCGATATAACTTCGGGTTGGGGGAATATGACTAGAAAAGGATTTAAAATCTCCAAATCCTGA
- a CDS encoding aldo/keto reductase: MEITDILGTTILSNGIHMPYLGLGVYKAKNGEEINSAIKEALNAGYRLIDTAAFYGNEEGVGKAIRESGISREDIFITSKIWIEDQGTNTTRKALETSLKKLGMDYLDLYLIHWPVPDKYLETWKVLQELYEEGKIRAIGVSNCLIHQLEEIRSLGGVQPMVLQNEFHPKLIQQEIIEYCAENQIQYQAWSPLMRGEILDNSLIHKIAEKYRKSEAQIVLRWDLQKGVATIPKSIHRDRIIENANIFDFELTEYEVESIDKLEDNTRTGAHPDHFMEHFS, translated from the coding sequence ATGGAAATTACAGATATATTGGGGACTACGATTTTATCTAACGGAATACACATGCCTTATCTCGGTTTAGGGGTTTATAAGGCTAAAAACGGAGAAGAAATTAATTCAGCAATAAAGGAAGCTTTAAATGCGGGGTACAGGCTTATTGATACTGCTGCATTCTACGGAAACGAGGAGGGTGTAGGTAAGGCAATTCGAGAAAGCGGGATTTCAAGAGAGGACATTTTTATTACCTCAAAGATATGGATAGAAGATCAGGGGACTAATACTACCCGGAAAGCGCTTGAAACAAGTCTGAAAAAATTAGGAATGGACTACCTTGACCTATATTTGATTCACTGGCCAGTTCCCGATAAATATTTAGAAACCTGGAAGGTGCTTCAGGAACTCTATGAAGAGGGTAAGATTAGAGCTATAGGAGTAAGTAATTGTTTAATCCATCAACTAGAAGAAATTAGGAGTTTGGGAGGTGTGCAGCCAATGGTGCTTCAGAATGAATTTCATCCAAAACTCATTCAACAGGAAATAATAGAATATTGCGCTGAAAACCAAATTCAATATCAGGCATGGTCGCCATTAATGCGTGGAGAAATCCTGGATAATTCGCTGATTCATAAAATTGCTGAAAAGTATAGGAAATCTGAGGCGCAAATTGTACTTCGCTGGGATTTACAGAAAGGGGTTGCAACAATTCCGAAGAGTATTCATAGGGATAGAATTATTGAAAATGCTAATATTTTCGACTTTGAACTGACTGAATATGAGGTTGAGAGTATCGATAAACTTGAAGATAATACTAGAACCGGTGCGCATCCAGATCACTTTATGGAGCATTTTTCTTAA